The following proteins come from a genomic window of Calditrichota bacterium:
- a CDS encoding TlpA family protein disulfide reductase, with protein sequence MGIVLFQFSAACQDAPKPDARGYIVKVGDRVDDFTLTFLDGTSKKLSQIDADVIVLNFFASWCVVCRKEIPHLESEIWQPLKNKKVMVIGVNYKEKKDVAEKARKEIGMTYPVALDIDGKIFERFARGGVTRNIVLNKNLHIIFLTRLFNPEEFAKMKKRIHKQMQSTRSAKQTEGEAMTKHLDDLAQSGKKIPLIYQGKHKLYLEGKIFRFDKKEMELGVSLFEDDIVAKKYDAKEKIFRIDYRHFDGVRIAVLPMTKFKVPAEVEKVVIAEIAK encoded by the coding sequence ATGGGAATTGTGCTGTTTCAATTTTCTGCGGCGTGCCAGGATGCGCCCAAACCGGACGCGCGCGGCTACATCGTCAAGGTCGGCGATCGTGTCGATGATTTTACGCTCACTTTTTTGGATGGGACGAGCAAGAAATTGTCACAAATCGATGCCGACGTCATTGTGCTCAATTTTTTCGCTTCGTGGTGCGTCGTGTGCCGCAAGGAAATTCCGCATTTAGAGAGCGAAATCTGGCAGCCTTTGAAAAACAAAAAAGTGATGGTCATTGGCGTCAATTACAAAGAAAAAAAGGATGTCGCAGAAAAGGCGCGCAAAGAAATCGGGATGACTTACCCCGTGGCGCTGGATATTGACGGAAAAATTTTTGAACGCTTCGCCCGCGGCGGCGTAACGCGAAATATTGTTCTAAACAAAAATCTGCATATCATTTTTCTCACCCGACTCTTTAATCCCGAAGAATTTGCAAAAATGAAAAAAAGGATCCACAAACAAATGCAATCAACTCGTTCCGCAAAACAGACGGAAGGAGAGGCAATGACAAAACATCTCGATGATCTGGCGCAATCAGGCAAAAAAATCCCATTGATTTACCAGGGCAAGCACAAATTGTATCTGGAAGGTAAGATTTTTAGATTTGACAAAAAAGAGATGGAGCTTGGCGTTTCGCTGTTTGAAGATGATATTGTTGCTAAAAAGTATGATGCAAAGGAAAAAATTTTTCGCATCGATTACCGCCATTTCGACGGCGTCCGCATCGCTGTACTGCCGATGACAAAATTCAAAGTGCCGGCGGAAGTGGAAAAGGTCGTCATCGCAGAAATTGCGAAATGA
- a CDS encoding ATPase P, whose product MIETDIPGFGKISLKYAVFDYNGTLAIDGELLPGVKDKLSGLSSQIAVHILTADTFGKAAAQLADLPVTLHILQGKNEAFQKLDYINSLGADRVVTFGNGNNDRLMLAAAALGIIVMENEGCSMRSLQAANIGVRSILDGIDLLLQPMRLKATLRF is encoded by the coding sequence ATGATTGAAACAGACATTCCGGGATTCGGAAAAATTTCACTCAAATACGCGGTTTTCGACTACAACGGAACTCTGGCGATCGACGGCGAATTATTGCCGGGCGTAAAGGACAAACTTAGCGGCTTGAGTTCGCAAATCGCTGTGCACATTTTAACTGCCGACACCTTCGGTAAAGCGGCGGCGCAATTAGCCGACTTGCCCGTCACGTTGCACATTTTGCAAGGGAAAAATGAAGCGTTTCAAAAATTGGATTACATCAATTCGCTGGGAGCCGACAGGGTAGTCACATTCGGCAACGGCAATAACGACAGACTCATGCTTGCGGCGGCCGCGCTGGGGATTATTGTGATGGAAAACGAAGGCTGTTCAATGAGATCGCTTCAGGCGGCAAATATCGGTGTTCGTTCTATTTTGGACGGGATCGATCTGTTGCTGCAGCCCATGCGATTGAAAGCCACGCTGCGATTTTGA